CTCGTCGAGGTCTATGCCACGGGCGATCCGCCGGGTCGCGGCGCCCACGAACCGCAGCCGGTCCCCGTCGCGCCGCATGGGCATGGGTCCGTGCGGCAGCGTCTGGCCGGTGCGCCGGTCCTTGCCGCCGGGCAGGGCGGCGGGACGGTCCTGATCGGTGCCCTGCTGGGCCGGAATGCCCTCGGGAGCCGGGCGCGGCCGATGCGCGTCCGGCTCGTCGGCGGCCGGCTGGGAGTGCTCGGAGCCGCCGTTCGCGGGCAGCGGGGTGGGCGTGCCGCCCTGGCTGCCGGACGGTCCGTGCTGGGCGGAGGGCGCAGGCGCGGCGGGCGCGTCGCCCGGCCGGGTCTGAGAAGGTAACGCCGCGGCCGGCGGGGCGGACAGCGGGTCCGGGGTACGCAGGAGCGCCCCGCGGGGGTCCGCGGGGCCGACGCCCGCCTGGGGGCGCTCGTGGGAGGTCGGGTGCTCCGTCACGCCTGTCGAATCCATCCGTCCGGGGCTGCGCGCCGTGCGTGCAGTTCGTCCCGCAGAAAACTCGATACCCGGAATACGTGCCCCAGGAACGGAATTCCCGCGTGGTCAGTCCATGATCCACCGGCCGGCCGTCCGGGTGCCGTCCCGGTGTGGCCCTCGTACCCCTCGCTCACGCCCTGCCGCCCCTCGGTGACGTTTGGTCAAGCTCAGCACACACTGCGGGAGTTGCTGCTTCATGCCCTTGCGGAGGACGATCCTACGGTTGTACCGCGGGGGCGCAACAAGGGTCTCATGAGGTCACGTACGCAGGCGTACGGTCCCAGTCCTCCGGCAGAGGCGGCACCGACCAGGACGGATCAGGGCGCCAGTGCTGCCAGCCGTCCGAGAACGGCGGGCCCCAGGCGCGGATCACCTCCACAGCCGAGCGCCCCGCCTCCCGTACCCGGTCGGCGAGCCGGTCGTCCATCAGGCCGTCCCGCTGGGCCTGCGCGAACTCGTCCTCGTCGCGCCAGCCCCAACTGCGGTCGGGGTAGACGCAGATGTCCAGGAAGTGGTCTTCGGAGTCGACCCCGCCGGCCCAGCGGGCCAGCGGCGCCTCCAGGTTGACGTACCAGTTCTTGAACCGCCAGCCCGATTCCCAGAACAACCACACCGACCAGGGCTCGCCCGGTCGCGCCAGCTTGAGCACGCCGGTGCCGAACCAGCGGTCGAGCTGCACGGTCCGCGGCTTGGTGTACCGGGACCGCAGCGGCTCGGCGTGCAGCGGAGTGCCGTCGACGAGCACGGGTTTGACGCACCGGGTGCCCGGCGCCATCCACACGGCGAGCAGGTCGGAGTCGTCGCGCACGACGGTCACGGGACGTGCGATGTGGAAGCGCTCCCCGGCGTTCTCCCGGTACCGCCAGAGGATCTGCTCCCCCGGTGCCCAGTGCGCCGTCGACCCGCCCGCTTCCACTCGTCTCACCGCTCCACCGTCTGCCATGGACAGATATTAGGTGCCCCAGGCATACGACGCTGCGGCGGGCGTCACGGTTCGCGTCCCGTGCGGGTGTCGTGACGCGAGACGTTACGGATGCGTCATCCGCAGGACATCCAGCGCCTCGTCGAGCTGCTCCGAAGTGAGGTCGCCACGCTCCACGTACCCGGACTCCAGCACGACCTGACGGATCGTCTTGCGCTCGGCGAGCGCCTTCTTGGCGACCTTGGCGGCCTCCTCGTACCCGATGTACTTGTTGAGCGGGGTGACGACGGAGGGCGACGACTCGGCGTACTCACGGGCGCGTTCGCGGTGGGCGACGATGCCGTCGACGGTGCGGTCGGCCAGCAGCCGGGACACGTTGGCGAGCAGCCGAATGGACTCGAGAACGTTCTTGGCGATGACCGGCAGCATGACATTGAGCTCGAAGTTGCCGGAGGCTCCGGCGGTGGCGATGGTCGCGTCGTTCCCGATGACCTGGGCGGCGACCATGAGGACGGCCTCGGGGATGACGGGATTGACCTTGCCGGGCATGATCGAGGAGCCGGGCTGGAGGTCGGGAAGGGAGATCTCGGCGAGCCCGGTCCGGGGACCGGAGGACATCCACCGCAGATCATTGGAGATCTTGGTCAACCCGACGGCGATGGTCCTGAGCTGCCCGCTGGCCTCGACGATCCCGTCCCTGGCGCCCTGCGCCTCGAAGTGGTCGCGGGCCTCCGTCAGCGGCAGTCCGGTGACCCGGGCGACCTCGGCGATGACGGCGGCGGAGAAACCGGGCGGGGTGTTGATCCCGGTGCCGACCGCGGTACCGCCCAGCGGCAGCTCGGCGAGCCGCGGCAGCGAGGCGTGCAGCCGCTCGACGCCGTACCGCACCTGGGCGGCGTATCCGCCGAACTCCTGCCCCAGGGTCACCGGGGTCGCGTCCATCAGATGGGTCCGCCCGGACTTCACGACGTCCGCGAACTCCTCGGCCTTGCGCTCCAGGGAACCGGCGAGGTGCTCAAGGGCCGGGATGAGATCGCGGGTGACGGCGGCGGTCGCGGCGATGTGAAGGGAGGACGGGAAGACGTCGTTGGACGACTGAGACGCGTTCACGTGGTCGTTGGGGTGCACGCCCCTGCCGAGCCGCTCGCCGGCGAGCGTGGCGATGACCTCGTTGGTGTTCATGTTGGACGACGTCCCGGATCCCGTCTGGAACACGTCGACCGGGAAGTGCTCGTCCCACTTGCCCTCGGCGACCTCACGGGCGGCCTCCTGGATCGCCTCGGCGACGTCCTTGTCCAGCACCCCGAGCTCGGCGTTCACCTTCGCCGCGGCCCCCTTGATCCGCGCCAGCGCCTCGATGTGGGCCCGCTCGATGCGCTGGCCCGAGATGGGGAAGTTCTCGACGGCACGCTGGGTCTGGGCGCGCCACTTAGCGTCGGCGGGGACCCGTACCTCACCCATGGAGTCGTGCTCGATCCGGTATTCGCTCATGCCGGTTATAGCGACGAGGACCGTGGGGATGTTCCGGGGTTTGGGCCGCTCGGGTACCTCGCCGGTGATTCTTGCCACGCGGAGCCCCGCCGGTACGGTGACGCCGTGCACATATCGATGATCACCGGCCCAAAGACCACTCAGCGTCGGTTGCTGCGGCGGGTGGGTGCTCTGGGACTGGCCGCGCTGTTCGCCCTGGTGTTGTTCATCGACGTCTACGACCGCACGGTGCCCTCGCCCTCCGACGCCGAGCCCTACGTCGGTGACTGGGTGCCGGTGTACTCCGGAGCGCTGTCGGCGGTGCTCGCCTCGTCGGTGGTGTTCAGCCGCCGAGTGCGCCCCGCGGATGCGACCGCCGTGGCGGCGGTCGTCAGTGTCGTGACCTCTGCCGCCTACCCCCACCTGAACCGGAACATGGTGACCGGCGAGCACAGTTGGGCCGAGACGCTGGGATTGCTGGTGCTGGTGGCGCTGGCCGTGCGCAGTTGTCCTCCCCGCCGGGCCGTGCCGGCCGTAGCCGCGACGGCTGTGGCACTCGCCGCCGTGCCCTGGTACCGCGACCCGGAATCCTCGATCGGCTGGGCGCTCCTCCTGGCGCTGGTGGGCGCCGTCGGCTGTGGCCTGCTGCTGCGTCTGGTCCAGGCACACCGGGCCCAGGGAGCGCAGTTGCTCCGGCAGGAGGAACGGCTGGCTCTCTCGCGTGACCTGCACGACACCGTCGCCCATCAGATGACCGGGATCGTCGTCCAGGCACAGGCGGCCCGCCATGTGGCGCAGGCCGGTACCGCCGATCCCCAGGCGCTGGCCGAGGCGCTGGGCATCATCGAGAACGCGGGGAAGGAAGCGCTCACGTCGATGCGGCAGCTGGTGGGCGCGTTGCGTGACGAGGGGCCGGCACGTGACTCGGAATCGCTCGGTCAGGTCGTCGCCCGGATCGTCGAGGAGGTCCGGGCCACGGGGCTGCCGGTGCGCCTGGACACCGGGGGCCGATTGCCGGACAGCGTTCCGGTGGAGGTGGCCGGCGCCCTGGGCCGGGTCGTCCAGGAGGCGTTGACCAACGCGCAACGCTATGCCACTGGTGCCCGCTCGGTGGACGTGACGCTCCGCGTCGGCGGCCGGAACGCCGAGCTGCTCGTCGAGGACGACGGGCACGGCCCTGATCCCGGTCCACGGGAGAACCTCGGCGGCGGATACGGGATCACCGGCATGCGCGAGCGGATCGAACTGCTGGGCGGCCGTTTGGAGGCCGGCCCCCGGCCGGGCGGCGGGTGGTACGTGCGTGCCTCGGTGCCACTGCGAGGTGCCAAGGCGGCACACCGCACGCTGCCGGACCGGGCCCGGAAGGCCGCCGGACCGCCGAGCCCGCGGCCGGCGGACGAAAGCGGGGCGGCGTGACGATCCGCGTCCTGGTGGCCGACGACCAGTACCTGGTGCGGGCGGGCTTCCGCATGATCCTCTCGGCCGAGCCCGACATCGAGGTCGTCGCCGAGGCCGCCGACGGGCTGTCCACGCTCTCCCTGGTCCGTGAGACCCGCCCCGATGTCTGTCTGCTGGACATCCAGATGCCGCCCCCCGACGGACTGGAGATCACCCGCAGACTGGCGGCCGGCGGCTCGCCCGGTGCGCCGAAGGTGGTCGTGGTCACCACCTTCGACCTCGACGAATACGTCTATACGGCGTTGGAGAACGGTGCTTCCGGTTTCCTCCTCAAGGACGCCGGACCCGCCTTGCTCGTCGAGGCCGTGCGGGCTGCGGCGCGGGGCGACGCGCTGGTCTCCCCCCAGATCACTCTCCGCCTGCTGCGGCACTTCTCCCACGGCCAGCGGCGAGCTCAGGCATCGCGGCCGGCCGAGCAGCTGACGGAGCGGGAGAGGGAGGTCGTCCGTGCCATCGCCCGCGGTCTGACCAATCCGGAGATCGCGGCGGAGCTGTTCATCGCTCCCAGCACGGTCAAGACCCATGTCACCTCGGTGCAGGCCAAGTTGGGTGCCCGCAACCGGGTGGAGGTGGCCGCGTGGGCGTTCCGGACGGGCCTGGTGTCGTGAACCGGCGCGGGCGAAGCGGAGGCAGGAGGGGGGCCGTCCGGACGACCGGCGCCGCCCGCAGCCTCCCGCCCGTCATCCCACCGTCCCACGTGAACGTACGTTGCTCCAGCGCGTGAAACGGTGGCCGATCTCCCCCGATCGGGGGATACGGACCGGATGTTCGGGGGATCCGCCGCACGCCGCAGTTACGGGATTCTCGAGTCGGCCGCCGAGACCGGGCGGTCGCCGGAAGCAGTAACAGCACCGCAGGACAAGGAGCTCAAGTGACCACGGCCATAGGCAATCGGGGGTTCGCGGGGGAGGCCGCGATCGAGGCGTACGGCGTGGGAAAGCGGTACCGGCGCGGCTGGGCCCTCAAAGACTGCTCGTTCCGGCTGCCGGCTGGGCGGGTCTGTGGGCTCGTCGGCCCGAACGGCGCGGGCAAGAGCACGCTGATGGGGATGGCGGTGAACCTGCTCCAGCCGACGACGGGCGCCATCCGGGTGTTCGGCGCGACGCCGGGATCCGAGGAGGCGGGCCGGCGCACCGCTTTCCTCGGCCAGGACAAGCCGCTGTTCCGACGGTTCACCGTCGCCGAGATGCTGCGCCTGGGCCGGGAGCTGAACCCCGTCTGGGACCAGGGAACCGCCGAGGCGATCGTCCATTCCGGCGATGTGCCCTTCGACGCGCGGATCGGCACGCTCTCCGGCGGCCAGCGCACCCGAGTGGCCTTCGCCCTGGCCTTCGGCAGGCGTCCCGACCTGCTGATCCTCGACGAGCCGATGGCCGACCTCGACCCGCTGGTACGCCAGGAACTCACGTCCCTCCTGCTGGCGGAGGCCGCCGAGCACGGCACCACCGTGCTGTTGTCCTCCCACCTGCTCGCCGACCTGGAGAGCACCTGCGACTACCTCGTCGTCGTCGCATCGGGCGGCGTTCGCCTGGCAGGCGAGGTCGACGAACTCCTCACGGCCCACACCCTGCTCACCGGGGCCGACAGAGGTGACGGTGTCCGCCAGGACCTCGCTCGGCACACGGTCGTCGAATCCCGCGTCAACGGTGGACAGGTCACCGTGCTGACCCGCCCCGACGGACCCGTCGCCGGCCCCTGGCGGGCCCAGGCACCCGCCCTCGAAGAGGTCCTCCTCGCCTACCTCCGCAACCCCGACACATCACCCCTGATCACCCCCAGCGCCCAGGTCCGGAAGGCGGCGGCAGCAGCATGAGCACCATGACCACCGCCCCCGCCGGGGCCACCGGGACCTCCCGCCGCGGCCCGAGGCTCAGCGGCCTGACCTGGCTGGTGTGGCGCCAGCACCGAGCCGCGTTCTGGACCGGGCTGACCGTCACCGCCGCGGGCATCGCATGGTTCGCCTACCAGCGCGCGAACATGATGGACTACCTCGACTCGGTCGGCTGGCCCCACCCGAAGTCGCCCACCTGGTCGGCCGGCTTCGAGACATACGAATCCCAGCTGTCCGACTTCTCGTCCGTACTGGGCCTCCTGCCCGTCCTGGTGGGCGTCTTCCTGGGTGCCCCGCTCATCGCGAACGACCTGGAGCACGGCACCGGCAGGCTCGTCACGTCGCAGGCGGTGAGCCGCGGCCGCTGGCTCGCCATGAAGCTCGGGACGGCCGCGCTCGTGGTCACCGTGTGCACCACGGCGCTCTCCGTCGCGTTCGGCTGGTGGCTGGGACCGGTCCGCGACCAGAACGGGGTCCTCTACTGGCTGGCGGGCAGCGTCACAGGCCCGCTGCCGGTGGCACTCGGCTTGTTCACGACGGCCGCGGGCGTGGCGATCGGCATGGTCCTGCGCCGCACGCTGCTGTCCATGGTGGTCACCTTCGGTTTCGCCGTCACGGTGGAACTCGTCTGGGCCACTTGCTGGCCGCAGCTCGGCAACGCGGTGACGGCCACCACGCGTCACGGCGTCGGCGACGGCACGTTCCCGCAGCTTCCCGAAACCGCCTACGACCTGAACCAGTCCTACCTCACCGGCTCGGGCGAACTCCTCAGCAGCAACAGCTGTGCCCTGGAGAACGAACAGGCGATCAACGCCTGCCTCAAGCAGAAGGACATCGTCGGCTGGTCGGTGGACTACCTGCCCGCATCGCAGCTGTCCCCCACGATGTGGACCGGAACCGCGATCCTGCTCACCCTCACCGCTGCCGCCACCGCGTTCGTCTTCTGGTGGGGCCGCAAGCGGCTGTACTGACCGACCTGGGAGAACCGAGAGCCCCCGGCAACGGCCAGGGGCTCTCGACGAGCGTCACCACGCGGCCCCGTGTGGTGCCGGGGCCCCGGCAACTCGCCAGGGGCTCTCTGCGGGTGTCGCTGCCGGGTCAGACCAGGCCGGGTCCCCGCACCGGGATGCTGGTGAACGTCGGCTGAGAGAGTTGCTGCGGGCTGAAGAAGTCGTTGCCCTTGTCGTCCACGACGATGAACGCCGGGAAGTCCTCGACCTCGATCTTCCAGACGGCCTCCATGCCGAGTTCCTCGTACTCGACGACCTCGACCTTCTTGATGCAGTCCTGGGCGAGACGGGCGGCGGGGCCGCCGATCGAGCCCAGGTAGAAGCCGCCGTGCGAGGCGCACGCATCGGTGACCTGCTTGCTCCGGTTGCCCTTCGCCAGCATCACCTTGGAGCCGCCCGCCGCCTGGAACTGCTCCACGTAGGAGTCCATACGGCCGGCCGTGGTCGGGCCGAAGGAACCGGACGCGTAGCCCTCCGGGGTCTTGGCGGGGCCCGCGTAGTACACCGGGTGGTCCTTCAGGTACTGCGGCATCTCCTCGCCCGCGTCCAGCCGCTCCTTGATCTTGGCGTGCGCGATGTCGCGCGCCACGACCAGCGGCCCGGACAGCGAAAGCCGCGTCTTCACCGGGTACTTGGTCAGCTCGGCGAGGATGTCGTCCATCGGCTGGTTCAGGTCGATGCGCACGACGTCTCCGTCCTGCTCCAGGTGCTCGTCCGTCGTCTCCGGCAGGAACCGCGCCGGGTCCGTCTCCAGCTGCTCCAGGAACACGCCCTCGGCCGTGATCTTCGCGACCGCCTGCCGGTCCGCCGAGCAGGAGACCGCGATGGCGACCGGACAGGACGCGCCGTGACGCGGCAGGCGGACCACGCGGACGTCGTGGCAGAAGTACTTGCCGCCGAACTGCGCCCCGATCCCGATCTTCTGCGTGAGCTCGAAGACCTTCTCCTCCAGCTCCTTGTCCCGGAAGCCGTGGCCCAGCTCGGAGCCCTCGGCCGGCAGCTCGTCCAGGTAGTGCGCGGAGGCGTACTTCGCGGTCTTCAGCGCGTACTCGGCGCTCGTACCGCCGACGACGATCGCCAGGTGGTACGGCGGGCAGGCTGCCGTGCCCAGCGAGCGGATCTTCTCCTCCAGGAACTTCATCATGGAGGCCTCGTTCAGGACGGCCTTCGTCTCCTGGTACAGGAAGGACTTGTTGGCGGAGCCGCCGCCCTTCGCCATGAACAGGAACTTGTAGGCGCCGCCGTCCGTCGCGTACAGCTCGATCTGCGCCGGCAGGTTCGAGCCGGTGTTCTTCTCCTCCCACATGGTGAGCGGAGCCATCTGCGAGTACCGCAGGTTCAGCTTGGTGTACGCGTCGAAGATGCCGCGGGAGAGAGCCTTCTCGTCCTCACCTTCGGTGAGGACGTTCTGCCCGCGCTTGCCCATCACGATCGCGGTGCCGGTGTCCTGGCACATGGGGAGCACGCCCGCCGCCGCGATGTTCGCGTTCTTCAGCAGGTCCAGCGCCACGAACTTGTCGTTCGCGGACGCCTCCGGGTCGTCG
The Streptomyces sp. CGMCC 4.7035 DNA segment above includes these coding regions:
- a CDS encoding sensor histidine kinase; its protein translation is MHISMITGPKTTQRRLLRRVGALGLAALFALVLFIDVYDRTVPSPSDAEPYVGDWVPVYSGALSAVLASSVVFSRRVRPADATAVAAVVSVVTSAAYPHLNRNMVTGEHSWAETLGLLVLVALAVRSCPPRRAVPAVAATAVALAAVPWYRDPESSIGWALLLALVGAVGCGLLLRLVQAHRAQGAQLLRQEERLALSRDLHDTVAHQMTGIVVQAQAARHVAQAGTADPQALAEALGIIENAGKEALTSMRQLVGALRDEGPARDSESLGQVVARIVEEVRATGLPVRLDTGGRLPDSVPVEVAGALGRVVQEALTNAQRYATGARSVDVTLRVGGRNAELLVEDDGHGPDPGPRENLGGGYGITGMRERIELLGGRLEAGPRPGGGWYVRASVPLRGAKAAHRTLPDRARKAAGPPSPRPADESGAA
- a CDS encoding fumarate hydratase, which codes for MPEFAYTDLLPMGEDTTPYRLVTSEGVSTFEADGRTFLRVEPEALRKLAEEAIHDIQHYLRPAHLAQLRRIIDDPEASANDKFVALDLLKNANIAAAGVLPMCQDTGTAIVMGKRGQNVLTEGEDEKALSRGIFDAYTKLNLRYSQMAPLTMWEEKNTGSNLPAQIELYATDGGAYKFLFMAKGGGSANKSFLYQETKAVLNEASMMKFLEEKIRSLGTAACPPYHLAIVVGGTSAEYALKTAKYASAHYLDELPAEGSELGHGFRDKELEEKVFELTQKIGIGAQFGGKYFCHDVRVVRLPRHGASCPVAIAVSCSADRQAVAKITAEGVFLEQLETDPARFLPETTDEHLEQDGDVVRIDLNQPMDDILAELTKYPVKTRLSLSGPLVVARDIAHAKIKERLDAGEEMPQYLKDHPVYYAGPAKTPEGYASGSFGPTTAGRMDSYVEQFQAAGGSKVMLAKGNRSKQVTDACASHGGFYLGSIGGPAARLAQDCIKKVEVVEYEELGMEAVWKIEVEDFPAFIVVDDKGNDFFSPQQLSQPTFTSIPVRGPGLV
- a CDS encoding class II fumarate hydratase, with protein sequence MSEYRIEHDSMGEVRVPADAKWRAQTQRAVENFPISGQRIERAHIEALARIKGAAAKVNAELGVLDKDVAEAIQEAAREVAEGKWDEHFPVDVFQTGSGTSSNMNTNEVIATLAGERLGRGVHPNDHVNASQSSNDVFPSSLHIAATAAVTRDLIPALEHLAGSLERKAEEFADVVKSGRTHLMDATPVTLGQEFGGYAAQVRYGVERLHASLPRLAELPLGGTAVGTGINTPPGFSAAVIAEVARVTGLPLTEARDHFEAQGARDGIVEASGQLRTIAVGLTKISNDLRWMSSGPRTGLAEISLPDLQPGSSIMPGKVNPVIPEAVLMVAAQVIGNDATIATAGASGNFELNVMLPVIAKNVLESIRLLANVSRLLADRTVDGIVAHRERAREYAESSPSVVTPLNKYIGYEEAAKVAKKALAERKTIRQVVLESGYVERGDLTSEQLDEALDVLRMTHP
- a CDS encoding ABC transporter ATP-binding protein, whose protein sequence is MTTAIGNRGFAGEAAIEAYGVGKRYRRGWALKDCSFRLPAGRVCGLVGPNGAGKSTLMGMAVNLLQPTTGAIRVFGATPGSEEAGRRTAFLGQDKPLFRRFTVAEMLRLGRELNPVWDQGTAEAIVHSGDVPFDARIGTLSGGQRTRVAFALAFGRRPDLLILDEPMADLDPLVRQELTSLLLAEAAEHGTTVLLSSHLLADLESTCDYLVVVASGGVRLAGEVDELLTAHTLLTGADRGDGVRQDLARHTVVESRVNGGQVTVLTRPDGPVAGPWRAQAPALEEVLLAYLRNPDTSPLITPSAQVRKAAAAA
- the fomD gene encoding cytidylyl-2-hydroxypropylphosphonate hydrolase, yielding MADGGAVRRVEAGGSTAHWAPGEQILWRYRENAGERFHIARPVTVVRDDSDLLAVWMAPGTRCVKPVLVDGTPLHAEPLRSRYTKPRTVQLDRWFGTGVLKLARPGEPWSVWLFWESGWRFKNWYVNLEAPLARWAGGVDSEDHFLDICVYPDRSWGWRDEDEFAQAQRDGLMDDRLADRVREAGRSAVEVIRAWGPPFSDGWQHWRPDPSWSVPPLPEDWDRTPAYVTS
- a CDS encoding response regulator transcription factor — protein: MTIRVLVADDQYLVRAGFRMILSAEPDIEVVAEAADGLSTLSLVRETRPDVCLLDIQMPPPDGLEITRRLAAGGSPGAPKVVVVTTFDLDEYVYTALENGASGFLLKDAGPALLVEAVRAAARGDALVSPQITLRLLRHFSHGQRRAQASRPAEQLTEREREVVRAIARGLTNPEIAAELFIAPSTVKTHVTSVQAKLGARNRVEVAAWAFRTGLVS
- a CDS encoding ABC transporter permease, coding for MTTAPAGATGTSRRGPRLSGLTWLVWRQHRAAFWTGLTVTAAGIAWFAYQRANMMDYLDSVGWPHPKSPTWSAGFETYESQLSDFSSVLGLLPVLVGVFLGAPLIANDLEHGTGRLVTSQAVSRGRWLAMKLGTAALVVTVCTTALSVAFGWWLGPVRDQNGVLYWLAGSVTGPLPVALGLFTTAAGVAIGMVLRRTLLSMVVTFGFAVTVELVWATCWPQLGNAVTATTRHGVGDGTFPQLPETAYDLNQSYLTGSGELLSSNSCALENEQAINACLKQKDIVGWSVDYLPASQLSPTMWTGTAILLTLTAAATAFVFWWGRKRLY